TGACATTAGAGATGTTATGACCCGTGGTGTTTAGTTGTCTCTGAGCCGTCAGTACGCTTTGCGAACCAAGATTCAGAAGATCAGACGCCATATCGCCCCCAAGAAACCTAATAAAATCAGTAGAACTGAATAACTTACTTAATCAAAATGCAATATGTATACCAAGTTATCGGGGTGCGGGTGCGGGTGCGGGTGCGGGTGCGGGTGCGGGTGCGGGTGCGGGTGCGGGTGCGGGATTATGTTTTCTCTGAGGCGGAGCAAATGTCAACAGATTAGAATCTTGCAAAACACAAAGGTCACCGTTTATGAAGATAACGTGCATTCGCTGATAAAAAAACTCACCCGAAGGTGAGTCATTTTACATTTCATCTATTTGTGCTTTTACCCTCAGAACTTTATTAGCGTACTGTGGATCTGTAGCGTAGCCGGCCTGATGGATACCTCGAATAAACTGTTCGTTACTACCTTCATGACGAAGTGCCATTGTATAACGAGGATTATCATTCAAGAAACGGACATAATCATTGAAGCTATCTTCAAAGCTCGTGTATGAACGGAAAGCAGCATTTTCTTTTACAGGTACACCTTGATGATACTCCAATGTCTGAGTGGCTACCTTATCACCAGCCCAACTCTTGTCTGCTTTGATGTTAAATAGGTTGTTACTACTGCCACGACTATTGCTCACCACCTTTTGTCCCCACCCTGTCTCAAGAGCCGCTTGAGCGAGGAGCAATGAAGAATCGACACCTAAAGCGCGCGCTGCTTTTTCCGCATAGGGTTTCATTGAAGCGACAAAAGCTTCTGGGGAACTAAATGACTGTTTCGTTGAGGATGGCTCAACAACCGGAGCCGACTCTACATCTGGCTGGCGAGTTTGACGCACATGATCAATTTTTTTCATTAGAGCTTCAAAGTCCGCCTCACGGCTAGCAGCGTTCGGATTCTCGACAGAACCGGAGGTCAGTTGAGCGACAATCATATCTGCCAATCCTAAAGAGCCTGATGCACTCAGCTCGCTAGACATTTGCTCATCCATCATCTGACGGTAAAACTGTTGGTTCTGACTATCCATCAAACCAGATTCAAACGTCGAGTTAGCATCACGCATAGACTTAAACAGCATGGAAGTAAAAATAGCTTCGAACTGTTTCGCTGCGGCGGTCAGCGCTTCTTTTTCACTGTTCTCATCACCATCCACCGCTTTCTGACGTAGTTTGTCCAAGTTAGCGATATCATGAATGAAACCGATGTCTTTACCGTTATTAATCATGCCGCCTCCCTAGATTACGATCAACTGACCTTCAATCGCACCGGCTTGCTTAAGGGCCTGAAGAATTGCCATTAAATCTGACGGTGCTGCACCGACTTCGTTTACCGCACGTACAAGGTCATCCAGCGTCAATCCCGGTTCGAACTTAAACATCTTCCCTTGCTCTTCTGTCACTTCGATATCACTCTCAGGCGTGACGACTGTTTCACCTCCACCAAATGCGTTTGGCTGGCTGACATTAAAGTCTTCTTTGATCGCGACTGTCATACCACCATGGGTCACAGCTGCAGGTTTGAGTCGTACATGCTTACCTACCACAATCGTCCCTGTGCGTGAGTTGACGATGATTTTCGCTGAGCCTTCTGCCGGATCAAATTCAAGGTTTTCAATTGCAGACAGGAATGAAACTCGTTGAGATATATCTCGCGGGGCACGGACTTTTACTGAAGTTGCATCGATAGCTTGAGCCATTTGTGGGCCAAGGAAGTTATTTACCGCATCCGCCATGCGCTGTGCAGTGGTAAAGTCAGATTCTAGAAGGTTAAAAGTGATGTAATCCCCACGACTAAACGGTGATGGAATTTCGCGTTCAACGATAGCCCCATTTGAAATCATCCCTGCCGTTGGGTTGTTACCAACAATTTTAGAGCCGTCTGCACCAGTCGCACTAAAGCCACTGACCACTAAATTTCCTTGAGCAACGGCATAGATTTGCCCATCAAGACCTTTCAGCATCGTTTGCATGAGTGTGCCACCACGTAAACTTTTCGCAGATCCGATAGACGACACTGTGACATCAATGGTTTGACCCTGCTTTGAAAACGCCGCTAAGTCTGCCGTAACGATAACAGCTGCGACATTCTTAGACTTTGGCTTTGTACCTGGTGGAAGCTGAATACCGAAATTTTCGAGCATGGCATTAAAGCTTTGATCGGTAAAAGGGGTCGATTCCCCGGTACCCGGTAAACCAGTAACCAAACCATAGCCAACTAATTGGTTGCTACGAACTCCAGCAACTTGTGACACGTCTTTAATACGTGCCGCGTACGCGTGTGTCGATACGATAATTAGGCTGGTCAGTAACAAAATTAGCTTCTTCATCGGGATACCTTTACTCAATACTCAGTGCCAAAACTTCGACTTAAAATAGTCCTATAAAGCCACATTAAAGAATCGTGCCAAGAATCCAGGTTCTTGCATATCTTGTTGAGTGCCCGTGCCTGAATAGCGGATTCTGGCATTAGAAATACGATTAGACGCTATCGTGTTCTCATAGGAGATATCCTCGGGACGAATAGTGCCGCTTAGGCGAATATATTCATCACCCGTGTTTAGCGTTAGCCATTTTTCACCTCGGATGACCAAATTGCCATTTGCCAGTACTTCAATCACTTCGACAGTGATTGATCCAGAAATACTATTACTCTGATTCGCAGCTGCACTGCCACTGAAGTTGTTATCATTACTTAAATTATACGAGAAGTTATAGTCGCCAATATTAAGTTGCTGCCCCCCCACTTCAAGAGGATCCATGGAGGCATCGTTATTTTTCGATAGATCAGCATCTGAACTTTTTGCGGCTTTGGTGTTTTCATCCAAGGTCACAGTTATAATGTCCCCAACGCCACGTGGCTTGGAGTCATCGTAGAGGCTGGCTGCTTGCGCCGTATTAAACAAAGAGCCGGTTTCAGCAGCATAATGCTCAGGTTGATGTTTGGGGTGAATGGGCGCCCAAGCAGGATCACCTGCAACGGGATCGCCTCTGCCTCGAAGCGTATCAACGATACCAGCACTCTCATCTTGAGATTTATCACCTTCAACCGCATCAACGGTCGTCGTTCCCTGAACAACATCTGACGTTTCAATTGGGGCTTCCAACATTGAACAACCCGATAATAAGGCGATAGCAATTATGGTCAGTAAGCGATTCATAATGGTTCCTTAATTTCTCAAGCTTATAGCTGCTGGTTAACGAAGCTCATCATTTTATCAACGGCCGAGATCACTTTTGAGTTCATCTCATAAACGCGCTGAGCTTCAATCATATTCACTAGCTCTTCTGTAACGTTAACGTTCGAAGTTTCCAACATCGACTGGCGAATATCACCAAAGCCATCAAAACCAGGTACGCCCTCCTGAGGGTCTCCACTTGCTCCTGTCGGTAAGTACAAGTTCTGCCCGACTGGCTCAAGGCCACCAGGGTTGACAAAATCTACCGTCGCAATCTGACCAACCACTTGGTTCTCTTGTTGACCACGCACTCTTACTGACACTTCGCCGTCCGTACCGATCGTAATACTGACTGCATCTTCAGGAATGGCGATTTCTGGCTCCAATGGATAACCGGCACCAGAAGTCACCACGACACCTTCATCGTTAACCGTAAATTGGCCGTTACGGCTATAGCCGATATTGCCGTCAGGCATGAGAATCTGGAAGAAGCCATCACCTTCGATCATCATGTCGAGGCTATTGTTGGTGGTCTGCGTGTTACCCTGAGTATGCACTTTTTGTGTCGCCACCACTTTTGAACCCGCTCCCAGCATCAATCCGCTTGGCAGTTCGGTATTTTGTGAAGATTGGCCGCCTGGCTGATTAATATTTTGATAAAACAAATCTTCGAAGACAGCACGGCTTTTTTTGTAACCCACTGTCGAAGCGTTCGCCAGGTTATTTGAAATCGTAGAAATATTGGTTTGTTGGGCATCTAAACCCGTTTTACTTACCCATAATGCCGGATGCATATCTCTCTCCTAATATTCTGGTTAGCTCATACGAAGCAGTGAATCAGACGCTTTGTCCATTTCTTCCGCTGTACTCATCATCTTGACCTGCATCTCGAACTGACGCTGAAGGTCAATCAGATTGGTCATTTCGCCAATGGCATTGACGTTACTGCCTTCCAGCGCACCGGTCAGCAGTTTGACACCGGCATCCATTTCGTATGCCGCATTAGGATCTTTGGAACGGAAAAGCCCGTTAACATCTTTGTATAGTGATTGATTATTGGTGCTGGTCAGCTTGATGCGGTCAACAATTTCGATAGCATCAGCTGGTGCCCCCTGAGGGACAACAGAAATGGTACCATCCGTACCAACTTCAATTTTACTGACTGGGATAGGGATAGTTATTGGCGCTCCAGTTTCTCCTAACACCAAATTGCCGTTACCTGTGGTAAGCAGGCCATTA
This sequence is a window from Vibrio coralliilyticus. Protein-coding genes within it:
- the flgH gene encoding flagellar basal body L-ring protein FlgH, with product MNRLLTIIAIALLSGCSMLEAPIETSDVVQGTTTVDAVEGDKSQDESAGIVDTLRGRGDPVAGDPAWAPIHPKHQPEHYAAETGSLFNTAQAASLYDDSKPRGVGDIITVTLDENTKAAKSSDADLSKNNDASMDPLEVGGQQLNIGDYNFSYNLSNDNNFSGSAAANQSNSISGSITVEVIEVLANGNLVIRGEKWLTLNTGDEYIRLSGTIRPEDISYENTIASNRISNARIRYSGTGTQQDMQEPGFLARFFNVAL
- a CDS encoding flagellar basal body P-ring protein FlgI → MKKLILLLTSLIIVSTHAYAARIKDVSQVAGVRSNQLVGYGLVTGLPGTGESTPFTDQSFNAMLENFGIQLPPGTKPKSKNVAAVIVTADLAAFSKQGQTIDVTVSSIGSAKSLRGGTLMQTMLKGLDGQIYAVAQGNLVVSGFSATGADGSKIVGNNPTAGMISNGAIVEREIPSPFSRGDYITFNLLESDFTTAQRMADAVNNFLGPQMAQAIDATSVKVRAPRDISQRVSFLSAIENLEFDPAEGSAKIIVNSRTGTIVVGKHVRLKPAAVTHGGMTVAIKEDFNVSQPNAFGGGETVVTPESDIEVTEEQGKMFKFEPGLTLDDLVRAVNEVGAAPSDLMAILQALKQAGAIEGQLIVI
- a CDS encoding flagellar basal body rod protein FlgF; this translates as MDRALFLAMSGAKQNMQAMQLRANNLANVSTTGFRADLAQARSMQAYGDGMPSRVFSMTERPGHNFQQGSVITTGRDLDVTIQDQGWISVLDKTGKEGLTRNGNMKVDVNGLLTTGNGNLVLGETGAPITIPIPVSKIEVGTDGTISVVPQGAPADAIEIVDRIKLTSTNNQSLYKDVNGLFRSKDPNAAYEMDAGVKLLTGALEGSNVNAIGEMTNLIDLQRQFEMQVKMMSTAEEMDKASDSLLRMS
- the flgJ gene encoding flagellar assembly peptidoglycan hydrolase FlgJ, with translation MINNGKDIGFIHDIANLDKLRQKAVDGDENSEKEALTAAAKQFEAIFTSMLFKSMRDANSTFESGLMDSQNQQFYRQMMDEQMSSELSASGSLGLADMIVAQLTSGSVENPNAASREADFEALMKKIDHVRQTRQPDVESAPVVEPSSTKQSFSSPEAFVASMKPYAEKAARALGVDSSLLLAQAALETGWGQKVVSNSRGSSNNLFNIKADKSWAGDKVATQTLEYHQGVPVKENAAFRSYTSFEDSFNDYVRFLNDNPRYTMALRHEGSNEQFIRGIHQAGYATDPQYANKVLRVKAQIDEM
- the flgG gene encoding flagellar basal-body rod protein FlgG — its product is MHPALWVSKTGLDAQQTNISTISNNLANASTVGYKKSRAVFEDLFYQNINQPGGQSSQNTELPSGLMLGAGSKVVATQKVHTQGNTQTTNNSLDMMIEGDGFFQILMPDGNIGYSRNGQFTVNDEGVVVTSGAGYPLEPEIAIPEDAVSITIGTDGEVSVRVRGQQENQVVGQIATVDFVNPGGLEPVGQNLYLPTGASGDPQEGVPGFDGFGDIRQSMLETSNVNVTEELVNMIEAQRVYEMNSKVISAVDKMMSFVNQQL